A single window of Ananas comosus cultivar F153 linkage group 17, ASM154086v1, whole genome shotgun sequence DNA harbors:
- the LOC109722794 gene encoding protein S-acyltransferase 8-like isoform X1, with translation MRTPYRGGGGDRLSAVAVTGDLFRDPHTARSSFSSHYSKEDIAGFALDRGVIDGGGEVMGKMKGRMYKTPTPHHVSDPNNNNNNNNNNNNNNNNNKRIMETGGVPQKRLYQVWKGRNKFLCGGRLIFGPDMRSMVLTVFLILVPVIFFAVFVSQSLVVEFQHNLGNLIVAIAIALATYVITLLFLTSGRDPGIIPRNTRPLDPDDECMASPSLSSEWGTASQGGGAAALPPFKDVIVNGVIVKVKYCNTCMLYRPPRCSHCSICNNCVERFDHHCPWVGQCIGKRNYRFFFMFVSSTTSLCLYVFAFCWVNLKKIMDSCGCNLWKAVARSPVSGLLIIYTFIAAWFVGGLTAFHLYLICTNQTTYENFRYRYDGKMNPYNRGCGPNIIEIFFSKIPRSKNNFRAKVKEETGAFTSSRSLGYVLSPTKSFDLEMGGKRHSMASQDFSDIQSQIEGFGGLERSGTQPLHSSWGSHKSNWEIAHDIEALAAEFGVEHGFHDREKIPENLLKDF, from the exons atgcGGACGCCGTACCGGGGAGGAGGCGGTGACCGGTTATCGGCGGTGGCGGTGACCGGAGACCTGTTCCGGGACCCGCACACGGCGCGATCCTCTTTCTCATCTCACTACTCCAAA gaggaTATAGCAGGGTTTGCGTTGGATCGAGGGGTAATCGACGGTGGAGGCGAGGTGATGGGAAAGATGAAGGGGAGGATGTACAAAACTCCTACTCCCCACCATGTATCAGAtccaaacaacaacaacaataacaataataataataataataataataataataataaaaggatcATGGAAACTGGTGGGGTCCCACAGAAGCGACTGTACCAAGTGTGGAAAGGAAGAAAC AAATTCTTATGCGGAGGGAGGCTTATATTCGGCCCCGATATGCGGTCGATGGTGCTTACCGTGTTTCTGATTCTAGTTCCGGTTATCTTTTTCGCCGTGTTTGTTTCACAAAGCTTGGTTGTCGAGTTCCAGCACAATCTCGGAAATCTTATTGTAGCTATAGCTATTGCCCTCGCAACCTAT GTTATCACACTCCTCTTCCTTACTTCGGGGAGAGATCCCGGAATCATTCCTCGCAACACCAGACCTCTCGATCCCGACGACGAGTGCATGGCCTCGCCCAGTCTATCGTCGGAGTGGGGTACCGCCAGCCAAGGCGGGGGAGCGGCGGCGCTCCCGCCTTTCAAAGATGTTATTGTGAATGGCGTAATTGTGAAAGTTAAGTACTGCAACACCTGCATGCTCTACCGGCCCCCTCGCTGCTCACACTGCTCGATCTGCAATAACTGCGTCGAGCGCTTCGATCATCATTGCCCATGGGTCGGGCAGTGTATCGGGAAG AGGAATTATCGCTTCTTTTTCATGTTCGTCTCGTCGACGACTTCGCTGTGTTTGTATGTCTTTGCCTTCTGCTGGGTGAATCTGAAGAAGATAATGGATTCTTGTGGCTGCAATCTGTGGAAAGCAGTTGCAAGATCACCAGTTTCTGGGCTGCTGATCATCTACACATTTATTGCTGCTTGGTTTGTAGGAGGCTTAACTGCCTTTCACCTCTACCTCATCTGCACCAATCAG ACAACATACGAGAACTTCCGATACCGATACGACGGTAAAATGAACCCTTACAACCGGGGATGCGGTCCAAACATCATCGAGATATTCTTTTCGAAGATACCCAGATCAAAGAACAACTTCCGCGCAAAAGTGAAAGAGGAGACGGGCGCATTCACCTCCTCGCGGTCTCTCGGGTACGTGCTAAGCCCGACGAAGAGCTTCGACTTAGAAATGGGCGGGAAGCGGCATTCGATGGCGTCACAAGATTTTTCGGATATTCAGAGCCAGATTGAGGGCTTTGGAGGGTTGGAGAGATCTGGGACACAACCATTGCATTCAAGCTGGGGTAGTCACAAGAGCAACTGGGAGATTGCACATGATATAGAGGCTCTCGCCGCAGAGTTTGGCGTCGAACACGGTTTTCACGACCGCGAAAAGATCCCggaaaatcttttaaaagacTTCTGA
- the LOC109722794 gene encoding protein S-acyltransferase 8-like isoform X2, with protein MGKMKGRMYKTPTPHHVSDPNNNNNNNNNNNNNNNNNKRIMETGGVPQKRLYQVWKGRNKFLCGGRLIFGPDMRSMVLTVFLILVPVIFFAVFVSQSLVVEFQHNLGNLIVAIAIALATYVITLLFLTSGRDPGIIPRNTRPLDPDDECMASPSLSSEWGTASQGGGAAALPPFKDVIVNGVIVKVKYCNTCMLYRPPRCSHCSICNNCVERFDHHCPWVGQCIGKRNYRFFFMFVSSTTSLCLYVFAFCWVNLKKIMDSCGCNLWKAVARSPVSGLLIIYTFIAAWFVGGLTAFHLYLICTNQTTYENFRYRYDGKMNPYNRGCGPNIIEIFFSKIPRSKNNFRAKVKEETGAFTSSRSLGYVLSPTKSFDLEMGGKRHSMASQDFSDIQSQIEGFGGLERSGTQPLHSSWGSHKSNWEIAHDIEALAAEFGVEHGFHDREKIPENLLKDF; from the exons ATGGGAAAGATGAAGGGGAGGATGTACAAAACTCCTACTCCCCACCATGTATCAGAtccaaacaacaacaacaataacaataataataataataataataataataataataaaaggatcATGGAAACTGGTGGGGTCCCACAGAAGCGACTGTACCAAGTGTGGAAAGGAAGAAAC AAATTCTTATGCGGAGGGAGGCTTATATTCGGCCCCGATATGCGGTCGATGGTGCTTACCGTGTTTCTGATTCTAGTTCCGGTTATCTTTTTCGCCGTGTTTGTTTCACAAAGCTTGGTTGTCGAGTTCCAGCACAATCTCGGAAATCTTATTGTAGCTATAGCTATTGCCCTCGCAACCTAT GTTATCACACTCCTCTTCCTTACTTCGGGGAGAGATCCCGGAATCATTCCTCGCAACACCAGACCTCTCGATCCCGACGACGAGTGCATGGCCTCGCCCAGTCTATCGTCGGAGTGGGGTACCGCCAGCCAAGGCGGGGGAGCGGCGGCGCTCCCGCCTTTCAAAGATGTTATTGTGAATGGCGTAATTGTGAAAGTTAAGTACTGCAACACCTGCATGCTCTACCGGCCCCCTCGCTGCTCACACTGCTCGATCTGCAATAACTGCGTCGAGCGCTTCGATCATCATTGCCCATGGGTCGGGCAGTGTATCGGGAAG AGGAATTATCGCTTCTTTTTCATGTTCGTCTCGTCGACGACTTCGCTGTGTTTGTATGTCTTTGCCTTCTGCTGGGTGAATCTGAAGAAGATAATGGATTCTTGTGGCTGCAATCTGTGGAAAGCAGTTGCAAGATCACCAGTTTCTGGGCTGCTGATCATCTACACATTTATTGCTGCTTGGTTTGTAGGAGGCTTAACTGCCTTTCACCTCTACCTCATCTGCACCAATCAG ACAACATACGAGAACTTCCGATACCGATACGACGGTAAAATGAACCCTTACAACCGGGGATGCGGTCCAAACATCATCGAGATATTCTTTTCGAAGATACCCAGATCAAAGAACAACTTCCGCGCAAAAGTGAAAGAGGAGACGGGCGCATTCACCTCCTCGCGGTCTCTCGGGTACGTGCTAAGCCCGACGAAGAGCTTCGACTTAGAAATGGGCGGGAAGCGGCATTCGATGGCGTCACAAGATTTTTCGGATATTCAGAGCCAGATTGAGGGCTTTGGAGGGTTGGAGAGATCTGGGACACAACCATTGCATTCAAGCTGGGGTAGTCACAAGAGCAACTGGGAGATTGCACATGATATAGAGGCTCTCGCCGCAGAGTTTGGCGTCGAACACGGTTTTCACGACCGCGAAAAGATCCCggaaaatcttttaaaagacTTCTGA
- the LOC109723219 gene encoding probable magnesium transporter NIPA8 isoform X1, which produces MGEWVIGALINIVGSIAINFGTNLLKLGHDQRERLAVVGGEGNGKIILKPIMYFQTWRVGILFFALGNCLNFISFAYAAQSLLAALGSIQFVSNIAFAYFVLSKTVSVKVMVATCFIVFGNIFLVCFGNHQSPVYTPEQLIAKYSNLIFLLYCVSLVLVVALNHYIYRRGEDILSASVPDFSAYWRTLLPFSYAVVSGAVGSCSVLFAKSLSNMLRLTIGSNYQLHSWFTYSMLLLFLSTAGFWMARLNEGLSLFDAILIVPMFQIAWTFFSICTGFVYFQEYQVFNTLRIMMFVLGMAFVFIGISLLAPDDSRANDTKDSSSTSQGFATDVNRLTKLPTEETEVTDMKSFMHVVLAKSKSLLLKAKATCSMSIGLGEESISASSVLVMPMVSSRTTGFRGTIFDRAKFIPLRSSGWSSSSINDEYDDDADAEVNDTRSLL; this is translated from the exons ATGGGCGAGTGGGTCATTGGAGCTTTGATTAACATAGTTGGGAGTATCGCCATAAACTTTGGGACTAACCTTCTAAAACTGGGCCATGATCAG cGAGAGAGGCTTGCTGTGGTTGGTGGTGAAGGCAATggcaaaattattttgaaaccAATCATGTATTTCCAAACCTGGAGAGTGG GTATCCTTTTTTTCGCTCTGGGAAACTGCCTCAACTTCATTTCCTTTGCATATGCGGCACAG TCGCTTCTTGCAGCTCTGGGATCAATCCAGTTTGTTTCTAATATTGCATTTGCTTACTTTGTACTAAGCAAAACGGTATCAGTGAA GGTTATGGTAGCCACATGTTTTATTGTTTTCGGCAACATCTTCTTAGTTTGTTTTGGCAATCACCAGTCACCCG TTTACACACCTGAGCAGTTGATCGCCAAGTACAGCAATTTGATCTTTCTTCTTTACTGTGTCTCGTTGGTGTTGGTAGTTGCTCTTAATCACTATATCTATAG GAGAGGAGAAGATATTCTCTCAGCTTCTGTGCCTGATTTTAGTGCCTATTGGCGCACGTTGCTGCCCTTTTCCTATGCTGTTGTTTCTGGTGCTGTTGGATCTTGCTCGGTGTTGTTTGCAAAATCATT GTCTAACATGCTGAGACTAACAATTGGCAGCAATTATCAGCTTCATAGCTGGTTCACATACTCgatgcttttattatttttgagcaCAGCAGGATTTTGG ATGGCAAGATTGAATGAAGGGTTGTCTTTATTTGATGCAATCCTAATAGTACCAATGTTTCAAATTGCATGGACCTTCTTCTCCATTTGTACAGGATTTGTATATTTTCAGGAATATCAA GTATTTAATACACTTAGAATAATGATGTTCGTTCTTGGAATGGCATTTGTTTTCATTGGAATTTCCTTGTTAGCTCCTGATGATAGTAGAG CAAATGATACAAAGGATTCTTCCTCCACAAGTCAAGGCTTTGCAACTGATGTGAACAG GCTAACCAAGCTGCCAACAGAGGAGACTGAAGTAACTGATATGAAATCCTTTATGCATGTAGTACTTGCAAAGTCTAAATCACTATTGTTGAAGGCGAAG GCTACCTGCTCAATGTCCATTGGACTTGGAGAGGAGTCAATTAGTGCTTCGTCGGTACTTGTTATGCCTATGGTTTCTTCGAGGACAACAGGCTTTAGAGGAACCATTTTCGATAGGGCTAAGTTCATTCCTTTAAGAAGCTCTGGTTGGAGCAGTTCTTCAATCAATGATGAGTATGACGATGATGCTGACGCGGAAGTGAATGATACACGTTCTTTGCTTTGA
- the LOC109723219 gene encoding probable magnesium transporter NIPA8 isoform X2, translating to MVATCFIVFGNIFLVCFGNHQSPVYTPEQLIAKYSNLIFLLYCVSLVLVVALNHYIYRRGEDILSASVPDFSAYWRTLLPFSYAVVSGAVGSCSVLFAKSLSNMLRLTIGSNYQLHSWFTYSMLLLFLSTAGFWMARLNEGLSLFDAILIVPMFQIAWTFFSICTGFVYFQEYQVFNTLRIMMFVLGMAFVFIGISLLAPDDSRANDTKDSSSTSQGFATDVNRLTKLPTEETEVTDMKSFMHVVLAKSKSLLLKAKATCSMSIGLGEESISASSVLVMPMVSSRTTGFRGTIFDRAKFIPLRSSGWSSSSINDEYDDDADAEVNDTRSLL from the exons ATGGTAGCCACATGTTTTATTGTTTTCGGCAACATCTTCTTAGTTTGTTTTGGCAATCACCAGTCACCCG TTTACACACCTGAGCAGTTGATCGCCAAGTACAGCAATTTGATCTTTCTTCTTTACTGTGTCTCGTTGGTGTTGGTAGTTGCTCTTAATCACTATATCTATAG GAGAGGAGAAGATATTCTCTCAGCTTCTGTGCCTGATTTTAGTGCCTATTGGCGCACGTTGCTGCCCTTTTCCTATGCTGTTGTTTCTGGTGCTGTTGGATCTTGCTCGGTGTTGTTTGCAAAATCATT GTCTAACATGCTGAGACTAACAATTGGCAGCAATTATCAGCTTCATAGCTGGTTCACATACTCgatgcttttattatttttgagcaCAGCAGGATTTTGG ATGGCAAGATTGAATGAAGGGTTGTCTTTATTTGATGCAATCCTAATAGTACCAATGTTTCAAATTGCATGGACCTTCTTCTCCATTTGTACAGGATTTGTATATTTTCAGGAATATCAA GTATTTAATACACTTAGAATAATGATGTTCGTTCTTGGAATGGCATTTGTTTTCATTGGAATTTCCTTGTTAGCTCCTGATGATAGTAGAG CAAATGATACAAAGGATTCTTCCTCCACAAGTCAAGGCTTTGCAACTGATGTGAACAG GCTAACCAAGCTGCCAACAGAGGAGACTGAAGTAACTGATATGAAATCCTTTATGCATGTAGTACTTGCAAAGTCTAAATCACTATTGTTGAAGGCGAAG GCTACCTGCTCAATGTCCATTGGACTTGGAGAGGAGTCAATTAGTGCTTCGTCGGTACTTGTTATGCCTATGGTTTCTTCGAGGACAACAGGCTTTAGAGGAACCATTTTCGATAGGGCTAAGTTCATTCCTTTAAGAAGCTCTGGTTGGAGCAGTTCTTCAATCAATGATGAGTATGACGATGATGCTGACGCGGAAGTGAATGATACACGTTCTTTGCTTTGA
- the LOC109723220 gene encoding uncharacterized protein LOC109723220 yields the protein MGALDLTLQVVNLPLNATKEDLLAFFSYCGTVVKIQLQRDGDQSQKAFVTFRQPYALQIALLLNSATIGDRRVRILPLENMRDIPITSSDSENMDSQEPRGYHSPASPLTAAVHAKPPIVEDIPNKAKERVSAVERKVHDLSSAIVSSDCLLQGAVWLSEVLERASKSVAELRNVRGLDINSRMRN from the exons ATGGGTGCTCTTGATCTAACTTTGCAGGTTGTCAACTTGCCtctaaatgcaaccaaagaaGATCTTCTTGCCTTCTTTTCCTACTGTGGCACTGTTGTTAAAATCCAGCTGCAGAG GGATGGAGATCAGTCCCAGAAGGCTTTTGTGACCTTTCGGCAACCCTACGCCCTTCAGATTGCTCTCCTCTTAAAT AGTGCCACTATTGGAGATCGTCGAGTTCGCATATTGCCCTTGGAGAATATGAGGGATATACCAATAACATCATCTGATTCGGAGAACATGGACAGCCAG GAACCGAGAGGATATCATTCTCCTGCTTCGCCATTGACGGCGGCAGTGCATGCAAAACCACCGATAGTAGAAGATATACCAAACAAAGCAAAGGAGAGAGTATCAGCAGTTGAGCGAAAGGTGCACGACTTAAGTTCCGCGATAGTCAGCAGCGACTGCTTATTGCAAGGCGCAGTTTGGCTCTCCGAGGTCTTGGAAAGGGCATCAAAGAGTGTGGCTGAACTGCGCAATGTAAGAGGTTTGGATATCAACTCCAGAATGCGGAATTAG
- the LOC109722920 gene encoding uncharacterized protein At5g41620-like, translating into MLQKNACCRRLTSENFVGGSGDCRLKDLSNCLTASRELLKAIIHVLGPCDRHFSAISLVFALHAEIYHASEHLVCLMAEKRSDCCETICRKNLEEKRSIRCLIQPIIKELQSEKILRKRTERINKELGLEFTKLKDSLTKTSQELENERRSREVAEKMCSDLSREYAERKAAVEELKRQFVKVQEELEDEREMLQIADEWREERVQMKIYEAKLEFEEKSAVVDRLRNELEAFLTAKRTEEPEADDEDGESQSSGLHSIKLHIERDNETETRLNSLEEEGRESNYGDRAVQDDENYMKGLWKRMLSDSKDAIAQCLVPEEDEACEEESNVAEMVKAMRERVNGEIVERGGKMLQSHVQIPSM; encoded by the coding sequence ATGTTGCAGAAAAATGCGTGCTGTCGACGGCTGACTTCTGAAAACTTCGTCGGAGGAAGCGGCGATTGTCGCTTGAAGGATTTGAGTAACTGCTTGACAGCATCAAGAGAGCTTCTGAAAGCAATAATCCATGTACTGGGGCCCTGCGATCGGCATTTCTCGGCAATTTCGCTTGTTTTCGCACTTCATGCAGAGATTTATCATGCCTCCGAGCATCTGGTATGTTTAATGGCAGAAAAGAGATCTGACTGCTGCGAAACCATCTGTCGGAAGAATCTCGAAGAGAAGAGGAGCATTAGGTGCCTCATTCAGCCCATTATCAAGGAACTCCAATCGGAAAAGATACTACGGAAAAGAACCGAGAGGATAAACAAAGAACTAGGACTCGAGTTCACGAAATTGAAGGATTCGCTGACGAAGACGAGTCAAGAGCTCGAAAACGAGAGAAGATCGAGAGAAGTAGCAGAAAAGATGTGCAGCGATCTGTCGAGAGAATACGCAGAGCGGAAGGCGGCGGTCGAGGAGCTGAAAAGGCAGTTCGTGAAGGTCCAAGAGGAGctggaagatgagagagagatgcTTCAGATCGCCGACGAGTGGCGCGAGGAAAGAGTCCAAATGAAGATCTACGAAGCAAAGTTGGAATTCGAGGAGAAAAGCGCGGTCGTCGATCGACTGCGCAACGAGCTCGAAGCCTTTTTAACTGCTAAAAGAACGGAAGAACCCGAAGCAGACGACGAAGACGGAGAATCGCAAAGTAGCGGTTTGCATTCGATCAAACTTCACATCGAACGAGATAACGAAACCGAAACAAGGTTAAATTCACTTGAGGAGGAAGGAAGAGAATCGAACTACGGTGACAGAGCGGTTCAGGACGACGAAAACTACATGAAGGGGCTATGGAAACGTATGTTATCTGATTCAAAAGATGCTATTGCACAATGTTTGGTGCCCGAGGAAGACGAAGCTTGCGAAGAAGAGTCGAATGTCGCGGAGATGGTGAAAGCAATGAGGGAGAGAGTGAATGGTGAGATCGTCGAAAGGGGCGGTAAAATGCTTCAGTCTCATGTTCAAATACCCTCCATGTAG